From a region of the Paraburkholderia caribensis genome:
- a CDS encoding AraC family transcriptional regulator → MDAVSDVLRVVRLGGAVYLHAELTAPWCMIGRADQSLCTAYLPKSDRVVSYHLITEGTCWARLPDCSEPPICVGAGELLVVPQGEAHIMGSAVDLTPVPAGPLIESQLAAMPGEVLNLSYGGGGARTSLLCGFLACDDALTNPVLGSLPRLFKVDVRNDAHSAWIEASLRYAATEAAQRRAGSAIVLSRLSELLFVWAVRRCIDDLPADRKNWLAGVKDRFVGRALSILHAQPAYNWTVDELARKVGLSRSAFAARFSELLGQPPMQYLARWRLIVAAQELSYSSKAIAAIAEEVGYESESAFHRAFRREFGQPPATWRKRHNHVNGTDALAPSQ, encoded by the coding sequence ATGGATGCTGTTTCCGACGTGCTGCGCGTTGTGCGCCTGGGCGGCGCGGTTTATCTTCATGCCGAATTGACGGCGCCGTGGTGCATGATCGGTCGCGCGGATCAGTCGTTGTGCACAGCCTATCTGCCGAAGTCGGACCGTGTGGTCTCCTATCATCTGATCACGGAAGGCACGTGCTGGGCGCGACTGCCCGACTGCAGCGAGCCCCCCATTTGCGTCGGCGCCGGCGAACTGCTCGTCGTGCCGCAAGGCGAGGCGCACATCATGGGTAGCGCAGTCGATCTCACGCCTGTCCCCGCCGGACCGCTCATCGAATCGCAACTGGCTGCCATGCCGGGCGAAGTATTGAATCTCTCGTACGGTGGAGGCGGCGCCCGGACCAGCCTGCTATGCGGCTTTCTCGCCTGCGACGATGCGCTGACCAACCCCGTGCTCGGCTCGCTGCCGCGCCTCTTCAAAGTCGATGTTCGCAACGATGCGCACTCGGCATGGATCGAGGCGTCGCTGCGCTATGCCGCGACCGAGGCGGCGCAACGGCGCGCAGGCAGCGCTATCGTGCTGTCGCGTTTGTCCGAACTGCTGTTCGTGTGGGCCGTGCGGCGCTGCATCGACGACCTGCCGGCTGACCGCAAGAACTGGCTCGCGGGCGTGAAGGACCGGTTCGTCGGCCGCGCGCTGTCGATCCTGCATGCGCAGCCTGCCTACAACTGGACCGTCGACGAACTCGCGCGAAAAGTCGGCCTGTCGCGGTCTGCATTTGCTGCGCGATTCAGCGAACTGCTAGGCCAACCGCCGATGCAATACCTCGCTCGCTGGCGTCTGATCGTCGCGGCGCAGGAACTGTCGTACAGCAGCAAGGCGATTGCGGCGATCGCCGAGGAAGTCGGTTACGAATCGGAATCGGCGTTCCACCGCGCGTTCCGGCGCGAGTTCGGCCAGCCGCCCGCTACGTGGCGTAAGCGTCATAACCATGTCAACGGAACCGACGCTCTGGCGCCGAGCCAGTAA
- a CDS encoding SDR family NAD(P)-dependent oxidoreductase — MNSLDGTIVAITGAFGNLGLVTAQVLTERGAKVALIGRGKAPANLPASLAQAYVAGGVDLAERDAAQRAVDSIASQLGGLNALVNVAGGFSWETVADGSADTWERMFDVNVKTTVNATKAALHHLTKRTGGRIVNIGAMAGLKAGMGMGAYAASKAGVMRLTEALAEELKDKGATVNAILPSIIDTPQNRADMPDADFTRWVTPEQIGGVIAFLLSKEAQCVTGALIPVAGRV, encoded by the coding sequence ATGAACAGTCTGGATGGAACCATCGTCGCCATTACGGGCGCCTTCGGCAATCTCGGTCTTGTGACGGCGCAAGTACTGACCGAGCGCGGCGCGAAGGTCGCGTTGATCGGCAGAGGGAAGGCGCCGGCGAATCTGCCCGCGTCGCTGGCGCAGGCGTATGTCGCGGGCGGTGTCGATCTCGCAGAACGGGACGCGGCGCAACGCGCGGTCGATTCGATCGCGAGCCAGCTCGGCGGGCTGAATGCGCTCGTGAATGTCGCGGGTGGATTTAGCTGGGAGACGGTCGCGGACGGCAGCGCGGACACGTGGGAACGTATGTTCGACGTGAACGTGAAGACGACGGTCAATGCCACGAAAGCGGCGCTTCATCATCTGACGAAGCGTACAGGCGGGCGCATCGTCAACATCGGCGCGATGGCGGGGTTGAAGGCGGGCATGGGGATGGGCGCCTACGCGGCGTCGAAGGCGGGCGTGATGCGGCTGACGGAAGCGCTTGCCGAAGAACTCAAGGACAAGGGCGCGACCGTCAACGCGATTTTGCCGAGCATCATCGACACACCGCAGAATCGCGCCGACATGCCCGATGCCGATTTCACGCGCTGGGTGACGCCGGAGCAGATTGGCGGCGTGATCGCGTTCCTGCTGTCGAAGGAAGCGCAGTGCGTGACAGGCGCGCTGATTCCCGTCGCAGGGCGAGTGTGA
- a CDS encoding cupin domain-containing protein — protein sequence MDQQPTAPRFSSVDAQALPWTPSACASGVQIKNLGKANGRAMQLVRFDAGTVFPMHLHTGPEFVYMLEGEAIQNGQRLLPGWVGIAEAGTVEDRFRSDTGCVFLLIYDLAQRFC from the coding sequence ATGGACCAGCAACCAACCGCGCCGCGCTTCTCATCCGTCGATGCGCAAGCGCTGCCCTGGACACCGTCGGCATGTGCCAGCGGCGTACAGATCAAGAATCTCGGCAAAGCCAACGGGCGCGCGATGCAGCTCGTCCGCTTCGACGCGGGAACGGTGTTCCCGATGCACCTGCATACGGGACCGGAGTTCGTCTACATGCTCGAAGGCGAGGCCATTCAGAACGGCCAGCGTCTGTTGCCGGGATGGGTGGGCATCGCCGAAGCAGGAACGGTCGAAGATCGCTTTAGAAGCGATACGGGTTGCGTGTTTCTGTTGATCTACGATCTCGCGCAGCGCTTTTGCTGA
- a CDS encoding transposase has protein sequence MHFEELSNEEWSLVAPILSAQPHAGVLKRGRPRIRTRVVANAVLWVLTTGQSWSKLPAHYPSQPTCRCRFEEWRLKGKIAEMIRVLSKVGRNFSYVPDAPCVSKKAVPKRDDGQMEERGIPRVIWKSQASWQASPAQQESAHELRPDNPGRAFWMGLAAKGARVADERGYVVYIAADPAPDAMFRGWAEITRDGRRVARSGLVGPKFDMPDEAMQCALTWARRWIELHGLSFELELLHRAAD, from the coding sequence ATGCATTTCGAGGAGCTTTCCAACGAAGAGTGGTCGCTGGTCGCACCGATTCTCAGCGCGCAGCCGCATGCAGGCGTCCTCAAGCGTGGGCGTCCGCGCATCAGGACGCGCGTCGTCGCCAATGCGGTGCTATGGGTGTTGACCACGGGGCAATCGTGGTCGAAGCTGCCCGCGCACTATCCGTCGCAACCGACTTGCCGCTGCCGTTTCGAAGAGTGGCGGCTCAAAGGCAAGATCGCCGAGATGATCCGCGTCCTGAGCAAGGTGGGACGCAATTTTTCGTACGTGCCCGACGCGCCATGCGTGAGCAAAAAGGCCGTGCCGAAACGCGACGATGGCCAGATGGAAGAGCGCGGCATACCGCGCGTGATCTGGAAAAGCCAGGCGTCGTGGCAGGCATCGCCGGCACAACAGGAATCCGCGCACGAGTTGCGTCCCGACAACCCAGGCCGCGCATTCTGGATGGGACTCGCTGCGAAGGGCGCGCGCGTGGCCGACGAGAGAGGTTATGTCGTCTACATAGCGGCCGATCCAGCGCCGGACGCGATGTTTCGCGGCTGGGCCGAGATCACGCGGGACGGCAGGCGCGTCGCGCGCTCAGGGCTGGTGGGCCCGAAGTTCGACATGCCGGACGAGGCGATGCAATGCGCGCTGACGTGGGCGCGACGCTGGATCGAGTTGCACGGCCTGAGCTTCGAACTCGAACTGCTGCATCGAGCAGCCGATTGA
- a CDS encoding DUF4148 domain-containing protein, translated as MKSLIKALAVAAVLAVPVVSFAQSSQPVTRAQVRAELVQLEKAGYVPSNSSDTQYPANIQAAEAKVDAANGVQNSGVGGVADGSSQGGQRASFSPSAYSVPVFEHH; from the coding sequence ATGAAATCGCTCATCAAGGCTCTTGCAGTTGCTGCTGTCCTCGCTGTTCCGGTCGTGTCATTCGCTCAATCCAGCCAGCCCGTGACCCGTGCCCAAGTCCGCGCCGAGCTGGTGCAACTGGAAAAAGCGGGTTATGTCCCGTCGAATAGCAGCGACACGCAATACCCGGCCAACATTCAGGCCGCAGAAGCAAAGGTCGACGCTGCCAACGGCGTGCAAAACAGCGGTGTCGGCGGCGTTGCAGATGGTTCGTCGCAAGGTGGCCAACGTGCGTCGTTCTCCCCGAGCGCTTACTCGGTGCCTGTGTTCGAACACCACTAA
- a CDS encoding phosphatase PAP2 family protein: MNTLEAFNQALFLTINATTSTPHWQIDIASFIADYVIYVIPLVLAALWLSGIRNNRATALRVCSVVLLALGFNQIIGHVWLHPRPFMIGLGHTFIEHAPDSSFPSDHGTVFACVALTLLLAGTRWYGELTLAAGLAVAWARVFVGVHYPLDMAGAVAIACVAYGVVTPLWSLVGEAVTDGMIALYRKLLAWPIARGWLVQ, encoded by the coding sequence ATGAATACACTTGAAGCCTTCAATCAGGCGCTCTTTCTCACGATCAACGCAACCACCTCGACGCCACACTGGCAAATCGACATCGCGTCATTCATCGCCGACTATGTGATCTATGTCATTCCGCTGGTGCTCGCCGCACTCTGGCTCTCCGGCATCCGGAACAATCGCGCGACGGCGCTGCGCGTATGCAGCGTCGTGCTGCTCGCGCTCGGGTTCAATCAGATCATCGGTCATGTCTGGCTGCATCCGCGGCCGTTTATGATCGGGCTTGGGCATACGTTCATCGAGCATGCCCCGGATTCATCGTTTCCAAGCGATCACGGCACGGTGTTCGCCTGCGTCGCGCTGACCTTGCTGTTGGCGGGCACGCGTTGGTACGGCGAGCTAACGCTCGCTGCGGGGTTGGCCGTCGCGTGGGCGCGCGTGTTCGTCGGCGTGCACTATCCCCTCGATATGGCGGGTGCCGTTGCGATTGCGTGCGTGGCGTATGGCGTCGTCACGCCGCTTTGGTCGCTGGTGGGTGAGGCGGTGACGGACGGGATGATTGCGCTGTATCGGAAGCTGCTGGCGTGGCCGATTGCGCGCGGATGGCTTGTTCAATGA